The nucleotide window TCACTTTTATCTCAATCAAAGCCATATTATAGAATTTTATTGACTTCTAAAAATTTTCCACCAGATTGGATCATAGTTCAGGTATTGGTATCAGTTCAATTTCAGGTCTTCTATTAAGACTAATTGAGCAGGATGTAAATTAAGATCCTGAAGATGACGGTCCTTCTCTTAGAGGTTTGGTGATCCCTCACTTTGTACAAAAGGATGTTGGGTTGTTGAACTCagtttaaacttcacttttatCACAATTAAAGTCAATACATGGTTTTCCTTTAATTTCTCATtggatttcttgaaaaatgttCACCAGAATGGATGGAGTTTAGATATTGATGTCAGTATACTCTAAACTTTGCTAGGAAGGTGAAGTCAATTGAGCTAAATGACAAATGAAATCTTGAAAATATCGATCTTTTATTTGTGTCTAGGAAAACTCAGTTGCAGCTTCACTTTTATCTCAATCAGggacaaaaaatgatttttcattactttttccTTACCTATGGTTGCCAGATCataaaataaaagcaattgAGTAAAATGCCAATCGTAATCTTGAAAATACTGATCTTTTGCATCAAACagacttttttatttgaaaaactcaaTTGGAATTTTACGTTTATGTTAATTAGATTCAAATCGtggttttttattaatttttcttgaccCATTGTTAGCATAATACGAAGGAAATTGAGTAAACAACAATTGAGATCCTGAGAATGTCAAGCAAACTTTTATGTCATTAGTAGTCAAACTATGTTTTTCCATTCGTTTTTCTGGCAGATATAAATtcctaaatatttaataattacctTTTAAATGTTTCACATTGGTTTCTATCAATCTGGTCCTCGAGTTAGTTCATCTCAGTTCATATTGGTCTTTTTGACCTTCAGGGTTAATAACCACCACAGAGGTGTGCTAAGTATATAAACAGACTTAATActgagatttttgaaaatatatagattcaaatttggataaaaaaaccTTTCGTCATGTcatgaataaaaatgtaaaaaatattgaattaattaggGATGCTTCTagcaaaaatttctttttgtcaaaatactttatctcttttgtatttttttttgtttttgattggGATTTTACATTTAAGTTACGGCATCTAGCCGCAAAATAATTCATTACCAAAACCAATTACAACATCAGTTAATAAACAATTAGATCATTTTGTAGATACTGCATTTTATTGTGAACGTTTTTGATATTagtactttttaaatttttaataaaaattgtacaacaaatttttttagttttagattttattatacCAAGTATTCCCACTTTAAcctatttcaatatataaaggAGATTAAATATGGAAAGGAAATTGACTATCAAATCAGTTGTAAgcggaatttctggaaccgttggtgaacagtctctgaagatgataacttgtttatcgaaacgcaGTATCGGTGaagtggtaatgtaaacagtgtgttgaGTACAGTGGCAACTATCAGGGTTACCAATTGtcttaaaacttgaaaaattcaGGAGTGATGTATATAGGAAACTACTGGTAATACTTCTCAAACATTTCTACATGGTATCACCCTGTTTTTCATTGCttttatctaaaataacttATGATTGAAGTATGTTTCAAGTATacaatcatttcaattttttttatagttttgacTGTTGCAGTTTTTCCATCCTCATCATCGTCATATAGCTCCCAGTGGAGGAGAAGGTGTTTCAGTAACTGTGGTAAAACGTCGAGGTCGTTCTGTAGCCTTTTTACTTCTTGTATTTCATTTGTTCACAATCCGGTTCTCTTATGTTGTTTTTCTACTAACAAATTCCTTTTATCTTCTTCTCTTTCTTTCCTTCCGATGCTGTTATGCTATGCCAACATTTTCAGTTGTTATCATATTCTTTGTTCAGTTCTTCTCTGGATTCTTCACGAAATTTCTTTTTAGCTTCTCTTACttttttctttacttactcACTTTGTTTTATGTACTCTTTTTAGTTATGAtcttttctcttctttattaCTTCTTGTATTTCTTTTGTTCACCTGGTCTTCTTATGTTGTTTTCCTACTGTCCTTATGGCgcatatttttgtatttttggaatttggtatattaaaattatttctagtttATCTTCCcgtgaaaaaacaataaaggaGGTCGTTTTCACGTCTACTAATTTTGTCACGAAACAAACGTTTacgataattaataaaaattgaatttaatgatATAATTGACTCAgtaataaacgaaaaatgtcataataatttttaattattatttttaattatttaaaacatatgtaaaacatataaaaaagattaCAAGATAGTTTGGTATAACTAAAAGGTATTAAAGCGTTTTAAATATCGAGGGGACgatgaagttattttttttaatgtccCTTATCATTTTTTTGGTTCCCAGAAGTAAATCCAATTTGATAGATAACATATGGAGAAGTGTACAAGGTTCTGCTATGATGCATATGTCAAATGTTGCAAATGAGCTGATCAGATTGtacgaaaaattcattttaaaagttGATGAAGAAATATGGACGTTAACAGACACACCAGgtatattcattttttcctaattacgtttaaattgatacaaaatttgaatattcaacttttattcaatatttcatattaagaGACGTggttatacaaatttttttatcgaatctCTGGGAACTGTATCAGGACTCTAGGGTGGGTGGTTAgagcaaaaaatttaatatcggGGAGGTTTTGAGAGACTACATAAAGTATATGATTTACAATTATCAGGAAACGGATATATCATCTAAAAGTATAGTTTAAAACTTGCATataaacgaaaattcattaaaaaaatgaaacagaatAAGAAATAGTCTTGCCTTGTATCCATACCGTATATATACCGTATATGTAAGATTTAAGTAGACCTAAAACATCTCTTGGAGTATCTAAATATCAGTTTATGTCGTTTCTGAACTTTCTCAGAATTCTTTACTGCTACGGTATGAATATTATACCTGTAGCATTTCTTCATTAATATTTCATCTGATCCTTCAGTTTGTTGTTGATGTGAAATCTCAGAGTCCACAGTGGGACTTTGGTTCAAGATATAAAGTTATTGCTTCCTCATTGCTTGATGGCCTGATTAGGGTTACTTTGTTTCTGTTAGCTGCAGCTTTTAGAGTTTTTTTACACTCCCAGGCTAGTTCGGACGTGTACTTAATGGTGTATCCCAGACCAGAAACACCTCAGTTTGTTTTGAATTATCTATCAAAAGCGAAGTGGATTCTCATAGTTTCTATGCCATTTTAGTACCATGGAATCGACAAAAAGCTGGCACCATCGCTTTATTTTGTGGCTCTCAAACTTTTGGGGCTCAACTGGAGCATAGTTTTCCTATCATATTATACATGATGTCCCAACGAAAAGTGCCCACTTTCAAAAACTccattataccattgtatgcaAGCCATTTTGAAATAGATATACGATAGTTTGAATAGTTGTGAAAAGGTATCAAAGATCTTTTAAAAGACATACAATTCCCTCTTACCATCTAGATTTTAAATCAAGTTTCAATTTCATTTCCACAACCATCCATACATCTTAGCCCCCATTGAAACTTTCCATTTTCATATACTCACTTGCGCATGCTTGAACTCAGTGGATTTCAACGTTATCTTCTATTCTTGACTATCTAACAgcatcaaaatataatttatgtgGTTTAGTGTTAAATATGAACACGAGTTGAacagtatattttttctacgacgttTATAAACCCAGAAGTTCTAATCTTATACTTAAATTTTAGCCGAAGAATACGATTTTATCGTAGTAGGTGGTGGTTCAGCCGGTTCCGTTGTGGCTGCCAGATTATCGGAAATAGCAGATTGGAAGATATGCCTTTTGGAAGCCGGTGTTCCTGAAACCGAATATGTCGACGTTCCTTTACTCGCCGTTACTTTCCAAGGTATTTTCATATCGTATGTATAGTTTAATCATGAATCCTTTCGGAACAATCATAAATCAATCGAATCCTCAAACTTTTAAGAATGAATTCCGATTCAAAAATACCTATCATACCAGTCCGCGTGCACCTCCGCATCATGCACGTGATGTTCGATAGTCTTTGAGTTTTCCTATGGAGTAGAAGAGGATCAAGTGACCTTCAAGATGTACAGATCCTATATCTCTAGATTTTTAAGAATCCAAGGCaaactaaacctaacctaattgaagctaaagtaaatcttacctaatcgaagctaaagtaaacctaacctaattgaAGCTAGAGTCAAATAAACCTAACCTCATTGGAGCTAGAGTAAAATAAACTAAACCTAattgaagctaaagtaaacctaacctaatagaAGCTAAAGTAAATCTAGCTTGACCAGAAAATGGATCCATTCCTTGGTTGCTTAACAACAACAAGAAACAGTTCCCAATTCGAATGTAAATAAAAGTTCATTTTGAAATAGGTCCCCAAAAATAAAACCCTTTGTTTAATTCATAAATCTAGCTCGAAAAGTCGAACCGGAAGTCAACcaattgaattattagaaaaagtgaAAGTACTACGACATCTGGGACCTCGATGAATGGATTCTAAgacctcgaaaacgctaaattaCCGTGTTTTGTGATTCTAAATGGAGGAAAGTGTAGTTAAATGTGGATTTTAACTCGGTGATTCCCCCTCAACTTTTTCTTATACttacttataataatattggaaataatattgatataacaataactttttttgttcaGGAAGCATCTACGATTGGTCATATACAATGGAACCTCAGCAAAATGCATTATGGGGTTTGGTTGATGGTAGAATGCCGTGTCCAAGAGGTAAAGCGTTAGGTGGGTCTAGTGTGCTCAATTTTATGGTATATTCTAGAGGCGCTAAGGAAGACTTCGACAAATGGGAAGAATTAGGAAacaaaggtatttttttttaaattaaaaataagtatgAAAACCCTCAACGCTAACCTCATATCCAGCATCTATTGATAATAGTACCAGAAACACGAAGATTATCTCCTTAATAACTAAAACCAATATAACAAGAAACTGTCATTGATGTCACTATTGAAAATTATGGCATTctatttttctctctctctctaattttGTTGTCTGTTTGCTTTTGTCCGCCTCCCATGTCTTGTCTCTTCCTATTCTATATCTACCTTGACTATATTTTTCCGATTTGTTTACCTAGTCTATGTTCAAACCCTCTGTCTCTAATTTCTATTTGTCTCTCTCTGTTTCTTTCTTGTATCCTCCTCTCTCAGTGTTACTTCTACTCTCTGCCTAGTTCCTGTGTCCTCTTTGTCTGCCTCAATGTAAAGTTTCTGTCTGGCAGTCTATGTTTCTGTGCTCtgttctctctctctctctctctctctctctctctctctctctctctctatctatctatctatctatctatctatctatctatatatatatatatatatatatatatatatatatatatatatatatatatatatatatatatatatatatatatatatatatatatatatctatttcGTATCTATGTCTTGTCACAGCTTCCTTTCTGTCTAGTTTCCGTTTTTTTCTGTGTTGTCTCTGTCTGTTTCTTCTCCATGTCTTGTCTCAGCTTCCTTTCTGTCTAGTTTCCGCTTGATTCTCTGTTGTCTCTCTTTCTCTACCAATGTCctgtttgtattttttatctCTGTTTCGTCTCCATGTCCTCTCACCGTGTCTCTTATGCATCACTGTACAGTTTTTTCCTGTTGCCATCTGCTTTTGTGTTGTCTCTCCCGTTTTCTGTGTCCTCTTCGGTATATTTACTTTGTCTGTTTCCTCTGCGTTGTCTCATTTTCCTTACTGTCTATTTTCTGCTTGTTTTTGTGTTATGTCTGTATTGTCTTTCTTTATCTATATCTCTCTGATTCATCTCCCTTTTATGTGTCCTTTTTGTATCCTCTCAGTGTCCTATCTCTTGTCCAAGTTTACTCTTTGTACCATAAAAACCGACAGTTTCAATtagaataaagaaataaaaaaaatttaacgatagataaattttttgtactaaTGGAAAGAAAAGATTCTGGTAAAGTTAAACTGGtgaaattaaaacgaaaatatGTGACTCGACAGTTCAAAAACGGAAAAATAATACcttataatattgtttttttttttcaaggcTGGTCCTACGAGGATGTTTTACCCTATTTTTTGAAATCGGAAGGAGCTCATAACCTAGGAAAAGCGGATATGGATTATCACAACACCACTGGGCCTTTAAGCGTTGAAAACACTTACCGATCGTCTATTGTAGATGCGGCAATAGAAGGTAAAGTCTAGTGGGATACAAatcttttagaaaaataaacacTTTGACTGTCGACTACAAAATAACTCAAGTTTTGACTTCATAAACATGGTGGAACAGTCACTGTCTTCGTACGTGAACAGCTCCAGTAACTAttgataataatgaataaaaaatgattacagGTGGGGCCGAGATAGGTTTGGAATATGTTGATTACAATTCTCCACGTTCCGAAATTGGTGTTTCTCCAAGTCAATCCACAACCCGCAACGGTAGAAGATTCAGTACAGGTAGAGCGTTTCTGGTACCGGCGTCCAGCAGAAGTAATCTAGATGTAGTAATAAAGGCTCTTGTTACGAAAATTATCATCAACGAAGAGACTAAGCAGGCTCAAGGtgtaatatatgaaaaagatgGTAAAACTTCTGTTGTTTTAGCGAGGAAAGAGGTGATATTATGTGCAGGTAAACTAATATCACCTAATGTTTAATATTATTGGTAATATCGATTACTAGacaataatttgttataaaaaaagaacAGCACTGTATTTCTTATATAGATATCGATCGATGATTATAAATAGTACCATAAAATGGGGTGACTTCCCTCATTTTTTATCGTTAAAAACCAACTGAACTAACTTTTAGattgcattttttaaataatcagaTTGTCACTATATGCAACCATCAATGTCATTAATTTGTTCATACTTAGGTTATTTTCTgatgaaaattatgtatttagCTAAAGTTACCCTAAAAAAGGGTTAGCTTTTCCCATTTTTCCACTTTGAATATCAACAGCAcaatttttgaacaacatttttcaaataaattgattttttcggTATACAACAATTGGTTTCGGTTACTTTTTCATACTCGGTTATTTTCtcgtgaaaattttgtatttagcTAAAGTTACCCTAAAAAGGggtaatttttctcatttttccacTTTGAATATCAATAGCACAATTATTTGACAGTTTtcaaataaacagtttttttctgTATACAACAATTGGTgtcgtttattttttcatacatgGGTTAGTTTTTCGTGAAAAGTATGTATTAGGTAACTAAAGTTACCctaaaacattataaatttacttttttaacacCCTAGAGAAGTCTCACTTCTCTAGGGTGTTACAAGATccataataaagaaaagaatatGTACAcgagaatatttttattgggaAAAAGAATTCactataattatttcaataaaaagtttctATAAAACGTGATCCTTTCAGTAGGACTTGTTTCCAGAGAAAAACACTTTGTTTTCctccaaatgcggccgtttttttCTCTCCTTTTACTTTATCGGAAATGATGCATATTACTCTCCTGTTGCCTTTGACCTTTTCTGAGCAGGTTCGACCTTTGTAATCATCTGTATTGAACATTTTTTCGTTCCAGGCATATAGTGATTCATCTACAGTTATGtatcgattttttatttcaattcaaaaaatacTCACAACGACTACTATTAAAAACTTGGGGGAAATAATAATAGTTGGTATTTAAGTCTCAGaagatgaatacataagtattcgaaagcacggaaatatattagagttagtacactttggtgtttaattttgccacaatcccataACGAAAAAGCTCATAGTCCAGCTGACAAAGacttctttcaaaatttttattcatatactAAATACTAGTAATATATTTTAGGAGCTATTAATTCGCCCCAACTATTGATGTTATCAGGAATAGGACCGGAACACCATTTACAAAAATTCGGAATACCGGTCATAAAGGATTTGCCCGTTGGACAAGGGATGCTCGATCACGTTTGTTTTTATGGAACTATATTTCCGGTGTATTTTGATTGGGATCAAACTTGGATATCCTACTTAACGAGCCTCCCAAAATTTGTAACGAAAGGGGAAGGACCGTTTGCTACTATGGGAGGAGTGGAAGGACTTGGTTTTATCAGAACGAATGTATCTAGTTATTCCCCAAATTCTCCGGATATAgaatttttacttcttagaGGATATCTTGGAACCGACCACGGTACTTTTCTCAGACAAGGTATTTACTAAATTGTATTTAGATAGATTTTTTTGATCAGTAAAAATGAAACTGTCTATTAGTTGATGTTAATAAGGAGGTGCTCAATTTTATTGTTCCATAAAggatcaaaaaaaactaaatttaagtATATCAGCTGCCGTTTGATGATATTTAGTCTCTTAAGTTTCTTATATTAGACTATATTGCAGGCCTTTAAGTcccattatttatttttctttctaatcTGTCTTTAACTGCTTCTACAATTATTTTCCACAAGCTGCAATTCGAGACTTTGCTTCTACTTctccaatattttcaaacacTGTATCgactaattttttctttatccttcttctttttcttaagtgcaagcagtacagtgaactgggtgaactagttctcttgcactgctactaagaacagcgaCACTAGCGCTGTTTCTGCTACAaacgctttagtgtacacttcccGTACTAGTTCcgccagtgcagctaccaagaacaaacacCTATGAACTAACCTGCACTGGTCTAGTTCCAGTGCAACTACCAACCTAACCTCTGGTTTCTGCTCGAATCTCTAAGCAGTATTCGTTTCTATTGACTACACCTAACCTTACCATATACTTTGCTCGCAAAAAATAATACGTTGTATGTTTAGCTTTCAGAATAACGGACGAATTGTACAGTTACACTTACGAACCTTTGGAAAACGAACCAGTTTGGACCATAGCACCAATTTTACTTCACCCAATGTCTGTTGGCGAAGTGCAATTACGATCAGCTGATCCTCATGATAAACCTCTCATTTACGGTAACTACTATTCCGATAAATGTAATAAAGACATCAAAAGAATGATAGAGGCTATAAGATATATAGAGAAGTTTCTAGATACCAAAGCGTTTAGGAGTAATGGTGCTAAATTAAGTCCGTATCCGGTCTATGGTTGCCAGAATATTGAGTTCGACTCTGATGAATATTGGGAGTGTGCATTGAGAACCATTAGTGTTACACTATATCATCCAATGGGAACTTGTAAGATGGGACCTACAATTGACAAAACAGCGGTGGTTGATAATAAACTTAGGGTTCATGGTATTAAAGGATTAAGGGTTGCTGATGTTAGTGTTATTCCTTTTTTAAGCGGTCATACCAATGCTGCTGCTATTATGATAGGCGAAAGGGTTtcagattttatcaaaaaattttataaaaaactataatttatggatatgttttttataattagtcAACCCCTATTACTTTGtgatgaaaatgtttattttataacgAATTATGCCTATCGTTTTAAGGTTGTATTTGACCTGCCAGAATACCGACCACCAGTTTACtatcgtttctggtcatcacgaGAAGTTCTTCATGGTTAAGAATCTTTTAGTTCTAGAGTTCAGGTTCAATAGGAATTTTTGTCTAGCATTCTATTTTGTTCGCACtgtatttgtaattttcatCACTTTATGTCTTATTACAACTTGTTACTTCAACATTATTTAGTTTTGTATTGTGTCCGTTACTCtttgtcatatttatttttttcttcttcatctgtTATCTGTTGCTTTTGATTCAggaaatcaaaaaaacaaacacattagaaaaaatcttagatagatttgaaaaaaatggggaaaactataaaaaacatattatgaatggaaatagagaaaataaaataatcagaaaaaaagagatagaagaaaatattgtagaaaacAAAATCCTAGAACTagaaaaaatggagatataagGAATAGAATTAAAGGGACAATGTAGAGAGGTTATAGAGATGGTTTTGTTGATTaggttcttcttcttctcactTAACTGTTTCTATAACAATATGCAGCTATAGAATATTTTGGAGGTGTTCTAATTGTAAACAATGATTTCATCATTCACAATTGATTATTatacaattgtttttattttgaataaaagtttttttggtaaaatttgaggaaaaaatttgAAGGTAAATTCAAAAACAcccaaattaaatttaaaataagttttattcaCTAAATATCTTCAATATACCTAATGacaaatgtattaatatttcaatatactcTTGGACATTTTAACATCAATTTTGTAGTCTCGAATTGAGAAAAAACACTTGTCAAAGTTCTTTTGTTACAAATCTCTAAAAGTATCCgaatcttttgaaaaaatcatttacgATATCGCGTGAAAGGAATGTTACCTATCGATATTTAGGACGAAAACATTCAACGAGTTTAGACACAACTATTCATGTGTATTTTTCTTAACACGCTTACTGCCATCTATGCGTGAGTTAATATTTAACAACCGCTTTATTATATCTAGCATAGCacggcagtcaacgtgttaagtttttataacaaaatacatTATCTACCGacgtaaaatattaatttcagtCCTTTTACCCTTTAAATAAGGtacaatttacatttttttatattataaaaataatagtctTTAAAACATTAACAAATTAGCTGGTgggttatatttacaaaaagttttacaTACACGATTTATACAAGAAGATCGTGTCTCCAACGAAAAGACTAGAGCTAATTAGACCTCACCAGACCAAACAATTCAATTCTGAAAGAAATTTGATTCTTGGTCTGGTACTTTTCACCAAAAATTGTTGTGCGTATATTACATACACAGTGTCTGATCCTAAAGCCAGATCAAAATGTATCGTAATTTgtatctagatttttttttgaaatttttaatgcatCTGAGGAAATGACTTTTTGTATCAAGATACTACAATTGTAACTCAAGTTGTGCTTTTAATTTTCATACTATTTTGTGCTCTCCATAATATAAGTTAAGGGAAAAGCACATTCATATTCTGTACGATAACCAAGTACCCTTGAAGGTTCTGAAAGTTATTGAGTGCACGTCCACATTAGCGTGAGAGCCTACCAGGCGACCAGAGTATACCAGACAATGAGGAACAGGACAACCTTATCAAAAAAGGGACAAGGACTCTATACCTAGAACAAGAGCCCTACTGTGGCCTCACGAGATGCCACATCAACAACGAAATGAAAGGATGAAGAAATACTCCACGTctaagacaatccaaaagattcataaccacTTCAGCTAAAAAATCTGAAGAACTTTTCTAGAAGCGACACTAAACTGGTGGTAGGTGTTCTGACAGACCACTGTCTAGTCAAGTATCACTTTAAAAGAATATCGGATTAGAAATAACAACACAAGTGTGAAAATGGGACAAAGAACAAGAATGGTATGAAGTGACTACATCTGACAACCGATTTCCAATAAAGATCTGAGACAAAGATATTGTATTTCGTTAAAAATGGAGAAGACAGATCACGACGGCCTATCAGGAGCTCTATATGGGCCACGGTTTATGACTGCTTATTGACATTATTATGAACTTGTTACGACCCACTCATCGAGTTCACCACGTATAATCTAATTATGAAGAATTGACCATAGTTACACTATAGTAACGTCCAAATAACGCTGAATAAGTGATGgcgaaaaaaatattgaaataaaaactattagGGGAAAAAACCAAAAGGAAGAGCAGTTATAAGAAGGAAAACTGTCATAAGAAAAGAGATGATAGAGTATCAAATAGAAAGTTGTTAGGAAAGAAATAAAGAGAAAGAGCAGTTGAAGTATGGAAAACCGTCAAAAGACGAGCGTAATAGATCAAAATTTGAGACAAAGACATTGGAATTGTATCTGAGACATCATGGAAAACGCAAAAGAATAATCTCAAAGAATACACCGAGAGGAAGTTATTAGGTATGAAACAAACAGGAAGAGCAGTTAAAGAATGGAAAACTGTCGTAAGACAAGAGATGATAGATCAAAATTTGTGACAAAGACATTGGAATTGGATCAGACCCATCATGGGAAAAGCAAAAGAAAACATCGAAAGGAAGTTATTAGGAAAGATACCAAATGGAAAAGCAGTTATAAAATGGAAAACTGTCATAAG belongs to Diorhabda carinulata isolate Delta chromosome X, icDioCari1.1, whole genome shotgun sequence and includes:
- the LOC130901611 gene encoding glucose dehydrogenase [FAD, quinone]-like; the protein is MKLFFLMSLIIFLVPRSKSNLIDNIWRSVQGSAMMHMSNVANELIRLYEKFILKVDEEIWTLTDTPAEEYDFIVVGGGSAGSVVAARLSEIADWKICLLEAGVPETEYVDVPLLAVTFQGSIYDWSYTMEPQQNALWGLVDGRMPCPRGKALGGSSVLNFMVYSRGAKEDFDKWEELGNKGWSYEDVLPYFLKSEGAHNLGKADMDYHNTTGPLSVENTYRSSIVDAAIEGGAEIGLEYVDYNSPRSEIGVSPSQSTTRNGRRFSTGRAFLVPASSRSNLDVVIKALVTKIIINEETKQAQGVIYEKDGKTSVVLARKEVILCAGAINSPQLLMLSGIGPEHHLQKFGIPVIKDLPVGQGMLDHVCFYGTIFPVYFDWDQTWISYLTSLPKFVTKGEGPFATMGGVEGLGFIRTNVSSYSPNSPDIEFLLLRGYLGTDHGTFLRQAFRITDELYSYTYEPLENEPVWTIAPILLHPMSVGEVQLRSADPHDKPLIYGNYYSDKCNKDIKRMIEAIRYIEKFLDTKAFRSNGAKLSPYPVYGCQNIEFDSDEYWECALRTISVTLYHPMGTCKMGPTIDKTAVVDNKLRVHGIKGLRVADVSVIPFLSGHTNAAAIMIGERVSDFIKKFYKKL